A DNA window from Verrucomicrobiota bacterium contains the following coding sequences:
- a CDS encoding adenine phosphoribosyltransferase — translation MPPSPPLNLDAQRAALRDVPDFPKPGIVFKDITPLLSDPRHFRALTAAFVEALAGEPIDKVAGIDARGFLFGAWLAEALGCGFVPVRKKGKLPWKSVSRAYELEYGTAEVELHQDAVQEGERVVLIDDLLATGGTAAAAAALIQELGGQLAALAFVIELGFLEGRQKLPPAPVVSLLRY, via the coding sequence ATGCCACCTTCCCCGCCCTTGAACCTGGACGCCCAAAGAGCGGCCCTCCGCGATGTGCCCGATTTCCCGAAGCCGGGCATCGTGTTCAAAGACATCACGCCGCTGCTGAGCGATCCCAGGCATTTCCGCGCCCTCACCGCTGCCTTCGTGGAGGCCTTGGCGGGAGAGCCGATTGACAAGGTGGCCGGGATTGACGCGCGGGGCTTTCTCTTTGGGGCTTGGCTGGCCGAGGCGCTGGGCTGCGGGTTCGTGCCGGTGCGCAAGAAGGGCAAGCTCCCTTGGAAGTCGGTCAGCCGCGCTTACGAGCTGGAGTATGGCACGGCGGAGGTGGAGCTGCACCAGGATGCGGTCCAGGAGGGGGAGCGGGTGGTCTTGATCGATGACCTGCTGGCCACCGGAGGCACGGCCGCGGCGGCCGCGGCCCTCATCCAGGAATTGGGAGGGCAGCTGGCGGCGCTGGCCTTTGTCATCGAGCTCGGCTTTTTAGAGGGTCGCCAAAAGCTCCCGCCGGCTCCGGTGGTGAGTCTGCTTCGCTATTGA
- a CDS encoding cupin domain-containing protein encodes MIVRNRDQESPFTTKDGSTIRSLLDLRNAPVERQSLAEAELPAGGATERHYHKVSEEFYYITQGEGRMEIDGASQRVGPGDAILIPPGAWHQITAGAEPLRLLCCCAPPYAHEDTYFE; translated from the coding sequence ATGATTGTTCGAAATCGCGATCAGGAGAGCCCTTTCACCACGAAAGATGGCTCCACCATCCGCAGCTTGCTCGACCTCCGCAATGCCCCGGTCGAGCGCCAGAGCCTGGCCGAGGCGGAGTTGCCGGCGGGCGGGGCCACTGAGCGCCATTACCACAAAGTGAGTGAGGAGTTCTATTACATCACGCAGGGCGAGGGGCGGATGGAAATCGATGGTGCCAGCCAGAGGGTCGGACCAGGCGATGCCATCCTCATCCCACCCGGCGCTTGGCACCAGATCACTGCTGGCGCGGAGCCGCTTCGCCTGCTTTGCTGCTGCGCGCCGCCTTACGCCCACGAGGACACCTACTTCGAGTGA
- a CDS encoding penicillin-binding transpeptidase domain-containing protein, translating into MKPLFPLLLLAMSASGQDFAPAPSSEAKKRLDASWLTNTEARTMTLKIPAPRGLILDREGRPLANNRVAYYLGLNFPLLEDAEEAEIVSFARAQTELASELLGRSYRFDPVDAFSHYRHRRWVPYYLPGVLSPAEVALIQEAKALNEAPNLLLQPLYLRQYPASGKSAAHVVGYVGKVRPLPKGPIDNGDPMWEETEGRKGLEKTFDEVLRGTDGRLNVLFDQDGKLLVEEILNPPTPGNSVITTLDGEWQAHAQKVLAEKTNRGALVVVDVQTGEVLTLASWPTFDPNVFIPAISTENYALLRDDPAKPLYGRAFQGVYPPASTFKTVVALAALQDGIVEPNTRLPGPPSLRVGNRTFNNWSKDDEGRITVYKAIARSTNTWFYRVGIDTGAESVMGLSQLLGFGQPTGLPLEGESSGFVPTNAWHRQQYGYPILDGDMANLSIGQGSLLVTPVQMARVMAGIGNGRLVPKLQLVKQIQNLDNRVIRPPESLSGQSLNIESSFVEAVRAGMRDVVESSWGTAKSARIYISKMAGKTGTAQWGATAKNQNMAWFAGFLPAERPEYAFAAVYEGRPGEKVSGGGNAGPIAREFFKVIYKQVLQEREGRSEGKSSAELERLVAEADQAAAERKAAEEAAAAPPSTTVASDGQEVRRAMRVLEPTVEKEKEERRSSPLRRRSIFR; encoded by the coding sequence ATGAAACCACTTTTTCCGCTGCTGCTTCTGGCGATGAGCGCCTCCGGGCAAGACTTCGCCCCGGCCCCGTCCTCCGAGGCCAAGAAGCGCTTGGACGCCAGTTGGCTGACCAACACCGAGGCGCGGACCATGACGCTCAAGATCCCGGCCCCGCGCGGCTTGATTCTTGATCGCGAAGGACGACCCCTGGCCAACAACCGGGTCGCCTACTACCTCGGCCTCAATTTTCCTCTCCTGGAAGACGCCGAAGAGGCCGAGATCGTCTCCTTCGCCCGCGCGCAGACCGAGCTGGCTTCCGAGCTGCTCGGGCGGAGCTACCGCTTCGACCCCGTGGACGCCTTCAGTCACTACCGGCACCGGCGCTGGGTGCCTTACTACTTGCCCGGCGTGCTCAGCCCGGCCGAAGTGGCCCTCATCCAAGAGGCCAAAGCGCTCAACGAGGCCCCCAATCTCCTCTTGCAGCCGCTCTACCTCCGCCAATATCCCGCGAGCGGGAAAAGCGCGGCCCATGTCGTGGGCTACGTCGGCAAAGTCCGGCCCCTCCCGAAAGGCCCGATCGACAACGGCGATCCCATGTGGGAAGAAACCGAGGGCCGCAAGGGCCTCGAGAAGACCTTCGACGAAGTCTTGCGAGGCACGGACGGTCGCCTGAATGTTCTCTTCGATCAGGACGGGAAGCTCCTCGTCGAAGAAATTCTCAACCCGCCCACCCCGGGCAATTCCGTCATCACCACGCTCGATGGCGAATGGCAGGCCCACGCTCAGAAAGTCCTGGCCGAAAAGACCAATCGCGGGGCCCTCGTGGTGGTGGATGTCCAGACCGGAGAAGTCCTCACCTTGGCCTCCTGGCCGACCTTCGACCCCAACGTTTTCATCCCGGCCATCTCCACGGAAAACTACGCCCTTCTCCGGGATGACCCCGCCAAGCCGCTCTACGGCCGGGCCTTCCAAGGGGTCTACCCCCCGGCCTCCACTTTCAAAACCGTGGTGGCCTTGGCCGCCCTCCAAGACGGCATCGTGGAGCCGAACACCCGCCTCCCCGGCCCGCCGTCTCTGCGGGTGGGCAACCGCACCTTCAACAATTGGAGTAAGGATGACGAGGGCCGAATCACCGTCTACAAAGCCATCGCCCGCTCCACCAACACCTGGTTCTACCGGGTCGGCATCGACACCGGGGCTGAAAGCGTCATGGGCCTCTCCCAGCTCCTCGGCTTCGGGCAGCCCACGGGCTTGCCGCTGGAAGGGGAAAGCAGCGGCTTTGTGCCGACCAATGCTTGGCACCGCCAGCAATATGGCTACCCCATCCTGGATGGCGACATGGCCAATCTCTCCATCGGCCAAGGCAGCCTCCTGGTCACCCCCGTGCAAATGGCCCGCGTCATGGCCGGCATCGGAAACGGCCGCCTGGTGCCCAAGCTTCAACTGGTGAAGCAGATTCAGAACTTGGACAACCGGGTCATCCGACCGCCCGAGTCCCTCAGCGGGCAGAGCCTGAACATCGAATCCTCCTTCGTGGAAGCGGTCCGGGCCGGCATGCGGGATGTGGTCGAAAGCAGCTGGGGCACCGCCAAAAGCGCCCGGATTTACATCTCCAAAATGGCAGGCAAAACCGGCACCGCCCAGTGGGGGGCCACCGCCAAGAACCAAAACATGGCCTGGTTCGCCGGCTTTCTCCCGGCCGAGCGCCCGGAGTATGCCTTTGCCGCCGTCTATGAAGGTCGCCCGGGCGAGAAAGTCAGCGGGGGAGGGAACGCCGGGCCCATCGCGCGGGAATTCTTCAAAGTCATTTACAAGCAAGTCCTCCAAGAGCGGGAGGGTCGTTCCGAAGGCAAGTCCTCGGCCGAATTGGAGCGCCTGGTGGCCGAAGCAGACCAAGCGGCTGCCGAGCGCAAGGCCGCCGAAGAAGCCGCCGCCGCCCCCCCCTCCACCACGGTGGCCTCCGATGGGCAGGAAGTCCGCCGGGCCATGCGAGTGCTCGAGCCCACGGTCGAGAAAGAGAAAGAAGAACGCCGCAGCTCACCCCTTCGACGTCGCTCCATCTTCCGTTGA